From the genome of Acidobacteriota bacterium, one region includes:
- a CDS encoding DUF4339 domain-containing protein encodes MARYFIHDGTAPAGPFGEAELAEQAAAGRLRPDTPCRRADTTYWRPAADALPELWSGDTPP; translated from the coding sequence GTGGCACGCTATTTCATCCATGACGGCACAGCCCCCGCCGGTCCGTTCGGCGAGGCCGAACTGGCCGAGCAGGCGGCGGCGGGCCGGCTGCGGCCCGACACGCCGTGCCGCCGCGCCGACACCACCTACTGGCGACCCGCCGCCGATGCCCTGCCGGAGCTATGGTCCGGGGACACCCCGCCCA